One genomic window of Kosmotoga olearia TBF 19.5.1 includes the following:
- a CDS encoding CBS domain-containing protein, producing MKIITTHVNPDFDGVASAVAAQRLFPDHQIVFGGKLDEELLDFIEEFSPFLSFRMDEDLTLTSISSLVIVDNSDYDRLPEKLKPFVKEVSTIVYDHHETTATRWEKLYAKDLGACITLITTHLMEAGIKITPAEATLFLTALYRSTLNFTLATTTPQDLKVASWLLESGASFEGVLKYLKVNLSDEQLKLYRKLLETVKKLIVDGVEVGIATVDYSTLPSGIFEIADRIWRFLGYDNLILLIKSGRRVFIIARSRYSEIDFGRIFEDANLLSHPFYTLGYLDNVSLQEVEKKIISSLKENVLEFVRVKDIMSSPVRTVLADMPVSEAARIMANTGHTGLPVIDHGKLVGMIVWKDVQKALKHGLANEKIREIMTTELVTVKPTDSIGEAMRKMVEKGVGRTLVVENGVLTGIVTRSDIMRSRYILKGQQDRFIGFATPITTKVDKLIEERLPRRIQTLLRFLGVVGDELLMPTYLVGGMVRDLLLNIPNYDIDVVVEGDARIFSHTVKRYFDVKIVEHKSFKTSSIFFSDGVRIDVATARTEFYEEPAVLPNVETSTIKKDLYRRDFSINAMAIKLNHEEYGLLLDFFGCRKDLAKGIIRILHNLSFIEDPTRILRAIRFEQRFGFKIEERTLQLLKKAVNDGYLERVTGQRLRDELEKILAEPEPQNAVKRMTKLDILKHLFPGVRHSKELQKHFDRLFTRWETIEKLTNESRKITVMVMLVLENTPEESTDWIISRYGFPKRLPEVLKTSLRILKKLQEMEDWRFSNLYRLMERPSAEIFHFIDAHFDEKKSNILLKYLKALESNKPKVNGGILIQKYGLKEGPEIKMILKELYCARLEGLPESEEEAFVRKLLKEPPEMRGKR from the coding sequence TTGAAAATTATAACGACGCATGTTAACCCTGATTTTGATGGGGTCGCTTCAGCGGTAGCGGCTCAGAGGCTTTTCCCTGACCACCAAATCGTTTTTGGTGGAAAACTTGATGAAGAATTACTTGATTTCATCGAAGAATTTTCTCCGTTTCTGTCCTTCAGAATGGACGAAGACCTGACACTAACGAGTATTTCTTCCCTGGTAATCGTGGACAATTCGGATTATGATAGACTACCCGAAAAACTCAAACCCTTCGTGAAAGAAGTCTCGACAATCGTATATGATCATCATGAAACAACAGCAACTCGCTGGGAAAAGCTATATGCAAAAGATCTTGGAGCGTGCATCACCCTTATTACGACGCACCTCATGGAAGCCGGTATAAAGATAACACCCGCTGAAGCAACGTTGTTCCTAACGGCACTTTATCGGTCTACTCTCAACTTCACCCTGGCAACAACGACTCCCCAGGATCTGAAGGTCGCATCATGGCTGCTGGAATCCGGAGCATCCTTTGAAGGAGTCTTAAAATACCTGAAGGTTAACCTTTCTGATGAACAACTAAAATTATACAGAAAACTGCTTGAAACTGTGAAAAAGCTTATCGTTGACGGAGTTGAAGTAGGAATCGCAACTGTTGATTATTCCACACTTCCGTCAGGCATATTCGAAATAGCAGACCGTATCTGGCGGTTTCTCGGTTACGATAACTTGATACTACTCATAAAATCAGGGAGACGCGTATTCATCATAGCTAGATCGCGATACAGTGAAATAGATTTTGGACGCATCTTTGAGGATGCGAATCTGCTATCACATCCTTTCTACACTCTGGGCTACTTGGACAACGTTTCCTTACAGGAGGTTGAAAAAAAGATAATCAGTTCATTGAAAGAGAATGTCCTGGAATTTGTTAGGGTTAAAGACATCATGTCATCGCCGGTGCGAACGGTTCTCGCGGATATGCCCGTAAGTGAGGCTGCAAGGATAATGGCAAATACCGGTCATACCGGCCTCCCGGTAATAGATCACGGAAAACTTGTGGGAATGATCGTGTGGAAGGATGTTCAAAAAGCATTGAAACACGGACTGGCCAACGAAAAAATAAGGGAAATCATGACAACGGAGCTCGTCACGGTGAAACCAACAGATTCAATCGGCGAAGCCATGAGAAAAATGGTTGAAAAAGGTGTGGGCAGAACACTGGTGGTGGAAAACGGAGTTCTTACCGGAATAGTTACCCGTAGCGACATAATGAGAAGCCGATACATATTGAAAGGACAACAGGATCGGTTTATTGGGTTCGCCACACCGATAACAACAAAGGTAGATAAACTGATCGAGGAAAGACTTCCAAGAAGAATCCAGACATTGCTGCGCTTTCTTGGCGTCGTTGGAGACGAACTTTTGATGCCCACATATCTCGTTGGGGGAATGGTCAGAGATCTTTTGCTGAATATACCAAATTACGATATCGATGTCGTTGTTGAAGGTGACGCCAGGATTTTCAGTCACACCGTCAAAAGGTATTTCGATGTGAAAATCGTCGAACACAAGAGTTTTAAGACCTCCTCGATATTCTTCAGTGATGGTGTGAGAATAGACGTAGCAACGGCGAGAACTGAATTTTATGAAGAACCTGCTGTCCTTCCAAATGTTGAAACAAGCACAATAAAAAAGGATTTGTACCGTAGAGACTTCTCGATAAATGCCATGGCAATAAAACTCAATCATGAAGAATATGGTCTTTTGCTTGATTTCTTTGGTTGTAGAAAAGATCTCGCTAAAGGCATAATCCGCATTCTCCACAATCTGAGCTTTATTGAAGACCCAACAAGGATACTCAGAGCCATACGCTTCGAACAACGCTTCGGGTTCAAGATCGAAGAGAGAACGTTGCAACTGTTGAAAAAAGCTGTGAATGATGGTTACCTTGAAAGAGTCACCGGTCAGAGACTGAGAGATGAGCTGGAGAAAATTCTTGCCGAACCTGAACCTCAAAACGCAGTAAAAAGGATGACAAAACTTGATATTCTCAAACATTTGTTTCCGGGAGTTCGTCACAGCAAAGAGCTCCAGAAACATTTTGACCGGCTGTTCACAAGATGGGAAACTATTGAGAAACTAACAAATGAAAGCAGAAAAATAACGGTTATGGTGATGCTGGTTCTCGAAAATACTCCAGAGGAATCAACAGACTGGATAATATCAAGATATGGTTTCCCCAAACGTCTTCCAGAAGTTCTGAAAACTAGTCTAAGGATATTAAAAAAACTCCAAGAAATGGAGGACTGGAGATTTTCCAATCTATACAGACTGATGGAAAGACCATCGGCAGAGATTTTTCACTTTATCGATGCACATTTCGATGAAAAAAAGTCGAACATTCTGTTGAAATATCTCAAGGCTCTTGAAAGCAATAAACCAAAAGTAAATGGTGGAATTTTAATCCAGAAGTACGGCTTGAAAGAAGGCCCAGAGATAAAAATGATACTGAAAGAATTATACTGTGCACGTCTTGAGGGCTTACCAGAAAGTGAGGAAGAGGCTTTTGTCAGAAAGCTTCTAAAAGAACCCCCGGAAATGAGGGGAAAACGCTAA
- a CDS encoding sigma-54-dependent transcriptional regulator — protein sequence MKRKLLVVDDDMAFNLILCEALESEGYLVTKAHDLKSAKELLQEESFDCALLDIRLPDGDGIELIDFARSQETIVIVMSAHGNIETAVSAVKKGAYNFLEKPFDLNHALVEVERALKFAELQREHRLLLKKVKQLGFTDELLGVSESIVSIKKLIENIAPKKVTVLIQGESGTGKEVIARMIHKLSGRKEFVDINCGAIPENLFESEIFGYEKGAFTGAGDSKKGLVEEADRGTLFLDEISELPITLQPKLLRFIETGTFQRIGSTKRKKTDVRIICATNRDLEKLVEEGKFREDLFYRLNVVRIKLPPLRERPEDIAILAKQFVKDISAELGLRKRPKISETFIQALMNYHWPGNVRELRNCLLSILAVHDSSETLEEWMLFDVLGSRIDNSRDASNEDLTLEELEKRYIRKLLKKYSGNKTKVAQVLGISKSTLYEKLKRWEPF from the coding sequence ATGAAAAGAAAATTGCTGGTTGTGGACGATGATATGGCATTCAATTTAATACTTTGCGAAGCACTGGAAAGCGAAGGATATCTCGTAACAAAAGCCCACGATCTAAAAAGCGCAAAAGAACTGCTTCAGGAAGAAAGTTTCGACTGTGCTTTGCTCGACATCAGGTTACCTGATGGTGATGGAATTGAGTTGATAGACTTCGCTAGAAGTCAGGAAACTATCGTCATTGTTATGTCCGCCCACGGTAACATAGAAACTGCTGTTTCAGCGGTAAAGAAAGGGGCTTACAATTTCCTCGAGAAACCCTTCGATTTGAATCATGCACTCGTAGAGGTTGAGAGAGCCCTGAAGTTCGCTGAGCTTCAACGGGAACATCGCTTGCTGTTGAAAAAAGTCAAGCAGCTGGGCTTTACCGATGAGTTGCTCGGCGTTTCGGAATCAATCGTTTCAATAAAAAAACTCATAGAAAACATAGCACCCAAAAAAGTAACCGTACTTATTCAGGGCGAAAGCGGCACGGGCAAAGAGGTTATCGCAAGGATGATCCATAAACTCAGTGGGAGAAAAGAATTTGTTGATATAAACTGTGGGGCTATCCCCGAAAATCTCTTTGAAAGTGAGATCTTCGGTTATGAAAAGGGAGCCTTTACCGGTGCTGGAGATTCGAAAAAGGGGCTTGTGGAAGAAGCCGACAGGGGAACGCTTTTCCTGGACGAAATTTCTGAACTACCAATAACACTTCAACCAAAACTGCTCCGTTTTATTGAAACGGGCACCTTCCAGAGAATAGGGAGTACAAAAAGGAAAAAAACGGATGTCAGAATAATCTGCGCTACCAATAGAGACCTGGAAAAACTCGTGGAAGAAGGGAAGTTTCGTGAGGACCTGTTTTACCGTCTCAACGTCGTGCGTATAAAGCTCCCGCCATTAAGAGAGAGGCCGGAAGACATTGCGATTCTCGCAAAACAGTTCGTCAAAGACATCTCTGCGGAACTCGGCTTGAGAAAACGACCGAAAATTTCCGAAACCTTTATTCAGGCGTTGATGAACTATCACTGGCCTGGAAATGTCAGAGAACTGAGAAACTGTCTTCTATCAATACTCGCAGTTCACGATAGTTCTGAGACACTTGAAGAATGGATGCTTTTCGACGTACTTGGGTCAAGAATAGATAATTCCAGAGATGCCTCCAATGAAGATTTGACCCTAGAGGAACTCGAGAAGCGTTACATACGCAAGTTACTGAAAAAGTACTCCGGAAATAAAACGAAGGTCGCTCAAGTACTTGGAATCAGTAAGAGCACTCTCTACGAAAAACTCAAAAGGTGGGAACCCTTTTGA